The Oncorhynchus kisutch isolate 150728-3 unplaced genomic scaffold, Okis_V2 scaffold1304, whole genome shotgun sequence genome window below encodes:
- the LOC109888363 gene encoding D(1) dopamine receptor-like, with product MHNASHRLAENQSEPHLPEPHADLPATRALVGCVLSLLILWTLLGNFTVCAAVLRYRHLRAKVTNIFIVSLALSDLLVALLVMPWKAAAEVAGFWPFGAFCDTWVASDIMCSTASILNLCMISVDRYWAISSPFRYERRMNRRVAFVMVGVTWTVSVVISFVPVQLHWHRAATTGNTGSGDEFNRNVTWFNVSGVYQLRRASEEVNGWNCDSSLSRTYAISSSLISFYIPVAIMVVTYTRIYRIAQVQIRRISSLERAAEHAQNCRSDPHVDVDADGHVHAFHHRHPPLRSKHRCSIFHQTTPKHHHHHPDLPPQHRALRYSIRKETKVLKTLSVIMGVFVFCWSPFFILNCAMPFCPGPGTASRTVSDPSSQSSHLYCVSESTFDVFVWFGWSNSSLNPVIYAFNTEFREAFLRLLGCRGDNGCFGGWTTSATRVESVVLASNDATGKEKKNSLFTTEMGVAYDTACGAGRGSVTSGVIRDPVRGRVLPTPLTDRRGAVEEPLCDCEVDPVRGRGDSGAGLSRMPPATLTNRRGTITQPEAECACPTEDCKRDLTDGGQRTQMIPSQTF from the exons ATGCATAACGCCAGCCACCGCCTGGCAGAGAACCAGAGCGAGCCTCATCTGCCCGAGCCACACGCGGATTTACCCGCCACTCGCGCGCTCGTCGGCTGCGTCCTCTCACTGCTCATCCTCTGGACGTTACTGGGTAACTTCACGGTGTGCGCGGCGGTTCTGCGGTACCGGCACCTGCGCGCCAAAGTCACCAACATCTTCATCGTGTCCCTGGCGCTGTCGGACCTCCTCGTGGCGCTGCTCGTGATGCCGTGGAAG gcgGCGGCAGAGGTGGCGGGGTTCTGGCCCTTCGGTGCGTTCTGTGACACCTGGGTGGCGAGCGACATCATGTGTTCCACGGCGTCCATCTTGAATCTGTGCATGATCAGTGTGGACCGCTACTGGGCGATATCCAGCCCGTTCCGTTACGAGAGGAGAATGAACCGCCGCGTGGCCTTCGTCATGGTCGGCGTGACCTGGACGGTCTCCGTGGTGATATCATTTGTGCCCGTTCAACTCCACTGGCACCGGGCTGCGACTACCGGAAACACTGGGAGCGGTGACGAATTTAACCGGAACGTTACCTGGTTTAACGTCAGTGGGGTGTATCAACTCCGCAGGGCCTCGGAGGAGGTGAACGGCTGGAACTGTGACTCGAGTCTGAGTCGGACCTACGCCATCTCCTCCTCGTTGATCAGTTTCTACATCCCCGTGGCGATCATGGTGGTCACCTACACACGGATCTACCGGATCGCCCAGGTCCAGATACGCAGGATTTCCTCCCTGGAGCGAGCAGCAGAACACGCACAGAACTGCCGCTCGGACCCGCACGTGGATGTGGATGCAGATGGGCACGTGCACGCTTTCCACCATCGTCATCCTCCTCTTCGTTCTAAACACCGTTGCTCCATCTTTCACCAAACGACCCcgaaacatcatcatcatcatcctgatCTTCCTCCCCAACACCGGGCCCTGAGGTACTCCATTAGGAAGGAAACCAAGGTTCTGAAGACTCtgtctgtcattatgggggtCTTTGTCTTCTGCTGGTCCCCCTTCTTCATCCTCAACTGTGCCATGCCCTTCTGCCCAG GTCCAGGTACAGCCTCTAGAACTGTGTCAGACCCCTCCTCCCAATCCTCCCACCTGTACTGTGTCAGTGAAAGCACCTTTGACGTCTTCGTGTGGTTCGGTTGGAGCAACTCTTCCTTAAACCCCGTTATCTACGCCTTCAACACTGAGTTCCGCGAGGCGTTCCTCCGCTTGCTGGGTTGCCGTGGAGACAACGGGTGCTTTGGCGGCTGGACGACGAGCGCCACGCGCGTGGAGAGCGTTGTCTTGGCGAGCAACGACGCCAccgggaaggagaagaagaactCGCTCTTCACAACGGAGATGGGCGTGGCTTACGATACCGCCTGTGGCGCCGGTAGAGGTAGTGTCACATCTGGTGTAATCCGTGACCCGGTTAGAGGGAGGGTGCTACCGACACCGTTAACAGACCGTAGAGGAGCTGTAGAGGAGCCGCTGTGTGACTGTGAGGTGGACCCGGttagagggagaggggacagcGGGGCAGGTCTCTCTAGGATGCCACCGGCAACGTTAACGAACCGTAGAGGGACGATAACACAACCAGAGGCGGAGTGCGCCTGTCCCACGGAGGATTGTAAAAGAGACCTAACGGACGGGGGACAACGGACTCAAATGATTCCCTCACAAACTTTCTGA